The sequence below is a genomic window from Oscillospiraceae bacterium.
CGTGGTGCTGTTGCCGATGGTTTTGATGGGGGGTGCGGCGTAGTAAGGCGAGACGCTGGAGCCGTCGCGCCCGTTGGCAAACTGCCAGAGCATGACCCCCACCTTGCCCAGGACGGCGTGGAGGAACTCCAGGCCGGAGCGGGCCAGATCCCCGATGGTCCGCACGCCGTACCGGGCCAGCTTGCGGGTGGTGGCCGGGCCGACGTAGAGCAGGTCGGAGACGGGCAGGGCCCAGACCACGTCCCTGTAGTTGCCTTTTGTGATGACCGTGGTGGCGTCCGGCTTTTTGTAGTCGCTGCCCAGCTTGGCGAACACCTTGTTAAAGGACACCCCGACGGAGGCGGTGAGCTCCAGCTCCCGCCGGATGCGGGCGCGGATTTCGTCGGCGATGGCCGGGCCGGGGCCGAACAGGCCCATGCTGCCGCCGACGTCGAGCCAGCACTCGTCCAGCCCGAAGGGCTCCACCCGGTCGGTGTAGCTCACGTAAATCTCTTTAACCGCCGCCGAGATCTCCAGGTAGCGGTCGTAGTGGGGCGGCACCACGGTCAGCTCGCCGCAGCAGCGCTTCGCCTCCCAGACGGCCTGCCCGGTTTTGACCCCGAAGCGCTTCGCCTCCTGGGACTTCGCCAGCACAATGCCGTGGCGCAGCTCCGGGTCGCCGCACACGGCCACGGGCCTGCCGCGCAGCGCCGGATTGTCCCGCTGCTCCACGGAGGCGTAGAAATTATTCAAATCAGAGTGCAGAATGACCCGTTCCATAGGTTCGCCACCAAACAAATGTTCTATAGCTATTGTATGGCGGCGGCCATCCGAATATCTACGAGTAAGTATTGGTAGTTTTGTGGTAGACTATAGGAGAGGTGATTGACATGTGCGGACGGTATCAGCTCGACCCCGGGGAGAGCGCGGAGATTGAGGCGATCGTGCGGCAGGTGCAGGACAGGGTGAAGACGGGGGAGGTTTTCCCCACCAACGCCGTGGCGGTGCTCTCGGAGCTTGCCGGCGAGCTGGCGCCGCGTCCCATGGTGTGGGGGTATCCGCGCTTTCGGGGCAAGAGCGGCAGCATCATCAACGCCCGCAGCGAGACGGCGGGGGAGCGGCCCATGTTCCGGCGATCCCTGGCGGAGCGCCGGTGCGTCATCCCCACCACGGGCTTCTTCGAGTGGGGGCCGGGGGAGGGCGGCGGGAAGCGGAAGTACCGCTTCAACCGCCCGGGCACCCGGGCGCTCTACCTGGCGGGCCTGTGGAACGAGTTCGCGGGGGAGGAGAAATGCGTCATCCTCACCACCGCGGCCAACGCCTCGGTGGCCGCGGTCCACGACAGGATGCCGGTCATCCTCGCCTGGGACGAGGCGCGGGCGTGGGTGCGGGACGCCGGCGCGGCCCGGGAGATCCTGGGCCGGACGCCGCCTGCGCTGGAGCGCGCCGAGGCGTAGGCGCCGCCATGGAAACAGGGACGCCGCGGCCCGGGAGCGTGTCTCCCGGGCCGCGGCGTTTCCTATGAGACCACGAACCGCTTCGCCTCGGACTGCTTGGCGTAGCGCGCGTAGATTTCCGGGCGCTCCTCCTTGAGGGCCTTGGCGTCAAGCCGGGTGGAGACCACCGGCTTCCACGTCACCCTGTAGTCCGCCGTGGACACCTCGTCCACCCCCCGGCGGGCCAGCTCCGCCTTTATCTCGTCCTCCGCGGCGGTGACGCCGTGCTGTAAATCCTCCGCGGCGTGCTTGAGCCTGCGCAGCTCCCGGAGTTTTTCGTTCAGCGCCTCATTGTCCATGCTGCATCCCCCTATCGGCCTTGATGATCCACTGTATGAGACGGGCTGGAAAGTATGCCCGGGAAGCGGCGGGGCGGGCGATCCGGCCCCGGACAATTTGTCTGGTTTTTCTTGTCCTCGGCCGTAGGCGGTGATATAATAGAGCCTACAATACGCAAAAGAGGTGAACAGATGGGGGTGCGCAGGCGCGTTTTCACGCTGCTGCTGGCGGCGGCGCTGTGCGCGGGGCTGCTGGGCGGCTGCGCGGCGGAGGAGAATATGGTCATCGAAGCCCCTGCCCGGGAGGAGCGGCAGGAGACCCGGCTGACCTTTTTCGGATTTAAATACGAGGCGCTCAACGTCCAGGCCATTGAGGACGCGCTCCACGGTTATATGGACGAGTACCCGGAGATCTCCATTTCCTACGATGGAATCAAGAGCCCCGGGTATTTTGACGTGCTGAACAAGCGCATGGATACCGGAAACGGGGACGACGTAATTATGGTGGACCATGAGCGGGTGCTGGAGCTGGGCGGGCAGGGGAAGCTGGCGGACCTGTCCGATCTGTCCACGCTGGGGGAGTTCAGCGAGCTGGCCAGGAGCCAGATGCTCGCCGACGGCAGGGTGGATTACGTGCCCACCTCCATCTCCGCCTTCGGCCTGTACTGCAACACGCAGCTGCTGGAGGCCCACGGGCAGAAGGCGCCGGAGAATTTGGCGGAGCTGGAGGCCGTGTGCGATTATTTTGCCGACCGGGGGATCACCCCCATCGTGGCCAACAACGACATCTCCCTCAAAACCGTCGTCCTGGCCAAGGGGCTGCTCCCCCTCTACCAGGGTGAGGACACCGCGGAGCAGATTGCCCGCTACAACAGCGGCGAGGCGGATCTGGCCCAGGCCCTTCTGCCCGGTTTTGAGCTGGTGGAGCGGATGCTGGCGCGGGGCTGGGTGGACGGCGCGGAGGCCCTGGGCACGGCCAAGACCAAGGACGATCTGGTGATCTTCGCCGAGGGGGAGCGTCCCTTTATGCTCACCGGGGCGTGGGCGGTGTCGCGCGTGCGGGATCTGGCGCCCGAGCTGCAATTTGAGGTGCGGCCCTACCCCATCCTGGAGGACGGGAGCGTGCTGGTCGTCAACGTGGACACGCGCATCAGCGTCAACGCGGACAGCCCCCACGTGGAGGAGGCCAAGCGCTTCGTGGAGTACCTGACGCGCAAGGACGTCATCTGGGACTTTGCCAACAGCATGAGCTCCTTCAGCCCTCTGGAGGACAACCGGCTGGCGGACGAGCGGGCGGTGCAGTCCATCGGCCCGTACCTCACCAACGGCTACAGCGTGCTGGGCTCGGACGACAACTTCGACTTCCCCATCTGGGACATGACGCACCAGTGCATCGTCGGCATGCTGGTGGGGGACGGCGCGCAGGCCGCCGCGGCCCAGCTGCGGGCGCTGCTGGCCGATTGGAACGAAACGCAGGCGGGAGGATGATGCACGTTGAAGCGTAAGCGCAAATGGCTCGTCCTCCTCCTGGTGTCCCTGTCTCTGGCGGCCGTTCTGGCGGGCGGGATCTTCTACGTCACCAACGTGCAGCGCGCGCTGTGGACCAAGGCGGTCACGGACATCCTGGAGGTAACCGCCCAGGGCCGCCACGCGCTGGACACCTATATTGAAAAGGATCAGGAGACGCTGCACCTGCTGGCCTCGGAGCTGGAGACGCTGAGCGGGAGCGACGGCGCCGCGCTGGAGGATAAGCTGCGGATGTTCCGAAACGACGGCGCGTCGTACATCTGCGTTAATCTGGACGAGGGCGTGCTCTACAACGGGCACAGCGCGCAGCGCTATGCGCTGGACGAGGCGGAGACGGCGGGGTTCCGGGCCATCGGGGGCCGCGGCATGCGGGAGCCCTTCCTGGAGGGGCGCACCGGGGTCTGGACGGTGGGCAGCTACGAGCGGTTTTTCTTCGCGGACGGCGCGGAGGGCTACGTACAGAAGGCGCAGCCCCGCACCGAGCTGGCGGACCGCTTCTCCCTGTCCTTTTATAACGACAGCGGCTTCTCCTACGTGGTCAACCGGGCGGGGGACATCCTGATCCGCTCCCAGCACCGCAACAGCAACCGCACCTTCCAAAACCTGTTCGACATCATCGACCTGCAGGGTAACGATGAGCAGCTGGTGGCCTCCTTCCGGCAGGCGCTGGAGGACGGGAAGCAGGGTGTGGCCCGCTTCCACTACCAGGAGGAGGACTACGTCTTCTGCTACGTGCCGATGGAGCGGGCCGGGGGATGGTACGTGGTGTCCATCGTGCCCAACCGGGTGATTATGGAGCAGGCCAACAGCATTGTCCAGCACACACAGATCCTGGTGGTGCTGGCGCTGGTCTGCCTGCTGGTCCTGACGGCGGTGTTTCTGATCTACCGGGACTTCACCGGCCGGGTGCTCCAGGCGGAGGAGGAGGCCCGCAAAGCGGCGGAGAGCGCCAACCGCGCCAAGAGCCGCTTCCTCTCCAACATGTCCCACGACATCCGCACGCCCATGAACGCCATCACCAGCATGACCAAACTGGCGGAGGAGCACGTGGACGAGCCGGAGCGCGTGCGGGAGTATCTGAGGAACATCGGCCTGTCCGGCCAGCTGCTGGTGGGGCTTATTAACGACATTTTGGACATGTCCAAAATCGAGAGCGGCAAGATGATCCTGAATAACGGCGACGCCTCCCTGGAGACCCTGCTCACCAATCTGGTGAACATCATCCAGCCCATGGCCGCCAAGAAGAACCAGCAGTTCAACATCAGCCTGCATGAGGTGGAGCACGAAACGCTGTGCTTCGACGCGCTGCGCCTGAACCAGGTGCTCATTAATCTGCTGTCCAACGCGGTCAAGTTCACCCCGGAGGGGGGCGCGATCTCCGTGGACGTGGCGGAGTCGCCCGCCCGGGTCGAGGGCTGCGCCCACTTCTCCTTCCGGGTGGCGGACAACGGCATTGGGATGAAGCCGGAGTTCCTGGAGCACGTCTTTGACTCCTTCACCCGGGAACAGGACAGCCGGGTCAGCTCCATTGAGGGCACCGGCCTGGGTATGGCCATCACCAAGATGATCGTGGACCGGATGGGCGGCGCCATAACGGTGGAGAGTACGCCAGGCGCGGGGACGGTGTTCACCGTGGATTTGGATCTGAGCCTGCCCTCCTGTGCGGCGGAGGAGGCGCCCACCCTGCCGCCCATGCGCGTGCTGGTGGCGGATGACGACGCGGCCACCTGTCGGTCGGCGGAGCTGTTTTTCCGTCAGCTGTGCGTGGAGGCCGAGCTTGCGGCGTGCGGCGCCCAGGCGGTGGAGCGGGCCGGGGGAGAGGGTTACGACCTGATCCTGCTGGACCAGCGCATGCCGGATATGAGCGGAATTGAAGCCGCCCGGGCCATCCGGACCCGGGTGGGGCGCGGCGTGCCTATCGTCCTCTTTTCCGCCTGCGACTGGGCGGAGATCGAGGAGGAGGCGCGCTCGGCCGGAGTGGACGGCTTTCTGCAAAAGCCCTTCTTCAAATCCAGCCTGCGCCGCTGCGTGCGGCAGTACGTGCTGCATGAGGCGTCCGCGGCGGAGCGGCGGACGGAGCGGGTGGATCTCACCGGCAGGCGCATCCTGCTGGCGGAGGACAACGTGCTGAACCAGGAGATCGCCCGGGAGCTGCTGGAGAACGTGGGGGCGCGAATCGAGATCGTGGACAACGGGAAGGCCTGCGTGGAGCGGTTTGAGCGCGAAGCGCCCGGCAGCTTCGATCTGATCCTGATGGACGTGCAGATGCCGGTGATGAACGGCTATGAGGCCACCAGGCGCATTCGGGCCATGGACCGCCCGGACGCCGCGGCCATCCCCATCTTCGCCATGACGGCGGACGCCTTCGCGGAGGACGTCGAGGCGGCGAAAAAGGCCGGGATGAACAGCCACCTGGCCAAGCCGCTGGATATTCCCGTCATGCTGCGGGAGATACAGCGCTACCTGGGCCCGTCCTGAGGCGGGGAGAGGGCCGGCAAGCGGCTTCGCTTGCCGGCCCTTCGCGCACCCCGGAGGGGCAGTTCCGCAACGGACGCACATTGCGCTTGAAAGCGGGCCCCCGGCGTGGTAGCATAGAGGGGAGAACATCAGAAAAGGAGTACTCCAATGAAAAAGCGATTCAACCGGGCGCTGGCCCTGGCGCTGTGCCTGATGCTGACCTTCTCTGTAACGGCCGCCTCCGCCGGGGCGGAGGACTATACGCCCTACGCCGAGAGCCTGTCGGAGCTGGGTGTATTCAAGGGGACGGGCAGCGGCTTTGCGCTGGACCGCACGGCCACCCGCATCGAGGGCGTGGTCATGCTGGTGCGCCTGATGGGCGGCGAGGCGGAGGCCCAGGCCATGGCGGGGGAGGCCATCCCCTTTACCGACGTGCAGAGCTGGGCCTCCGGCTACGTGGCCTACGCCTGGAAAAACGGCCTGACCAACGGCACCGGCGGGACCACCTTCGGCTCGGATAACCTGCTGGACGCCCGGATGTACGTGACCTTCCTGCTGCGCTGCCTGGGCTACCGGGACAGCGAGGGGGACTTCTCCTACGCCCAGGCCCTGGACTTCGCCGCCTCCATCGGCCTGCTGGATAACGCGCTGAAGGCCTCCGTCCAGAGCGGCGCCTTCCTCAGGGGGCACGTGGCCCGCCTGTCCTACGAGGCGCTGCGCTTCCCCTGCAAGGGGAGCGACGCGCTGCTGATCGAAAAGCTGTCGGGGGAGGGGAAAATCGACGCCGCGGTGGCCAACCGGTTCCTCTCGGGCGCCGTGCAGTCCTCCGGGACCTCCGGCGAGCTCACCACGGCGGACATCGCCGAGAACACCGCCAGCATGGTGCTGGTGCTGTGCCAGGTGCCGGAGGGCAGCGTCCAGGGCAGCGGTATCATCATCGGCGCGGACGGCACCATCGTCACCAACTACCACGTGATAGACGGGGCCAGCTCCATCAAGCTGGAGTTTGACGACGGCACCTGGTACGAGGGCGCGGTTTACATCCAGGACTACAGCGCCGCGGAGGATCTGGCGGTGCTGAAAATCGACAAGACCGGCCTCACCCCCGCCAAGCTGGGCGATTCCGACCAGGTGCGGGTGGGGGAGAAGGTGGTGGCCATCGGCAGCCCCTACGGCTACTTCAACACCGTGAGCGAGGGCATCGTCTCCTCGGTGCGCGGCGGCGAGATCCAGACCACCGCCGCCATCAGCCACGGCAGCAGCGGCGGCGCCCTCTTCAACGGCAAGGGCGAGGTGATCGGGGTCACCTCCGCCGGGGTGGACGTGGCCCAGAACCTGGGCTTCGCCATCCCCATCAACGAGGTGAAGGCGCTGGACCAGAAGCGGATGCTCTCCCTGTCCGCTTTCTCCAGGGAGGCCCCGCCCCCCGCGCCGGAGAACCTGCGCCTGACCCAGGAGGACGGGGAGTCGGTCTACCTCCAGTGGAACCCGGTGGAGGGCGCCGACTGCTACTACTTCTACTACTCCAAGGCCACCGACAGCTCCTACACCCGTATGGAAAAGGACGGCAAGCCCGTCCGTTTCACCTGGCAGGAGGGCTGGTCCGCCCAGTACTACGGACTGGAGGAGGGCCAGGTCTACGAGGTGGCGGTGAGCGCGGTGAAGGGGGAGCAGGAGTCGGCCCTCTCCGCCAGCCTGGTCTTCACCAAGCGCGCGGCCGGCGGCCAGGGCGGGAACTACGATTCCATCCCCTACTACACCGACGCCTGGTGGGTGCCCGACTTCGGGGCCATGTACGGCGTGTCCGCCAGCTACCACGCTGACGAGCAGGGAGTTATCCTCTACTCCTACCAGAGCTACGCCAGCGGCGACGTGACGGACTACCAGAACGTGCTCAAGCAGGTGGGCTACGTATACGACCCCACGGCGGCCGCCCGGCTCACCAGCTTCAACAAGCCCATGTGCTACTACAACCCCACCACCAGCCGGATGATTGTCACCGATACGGAGCGGGACGGCTCCTTCTCCATCTACACCGTCCGATAAATATGTGGGAGGGCGCCGGGCAGGGTTCCGGCGCCCTCCCGCCGCGCTTAAAGCTGTTTACATACTGTTCACAGGCCGTTTATAAACTGTCCAAGCATTGCCAGGGCGGGTATGGTATAGTTCGGTTACAGCAAAGAAAGGTATGGCAGAAAACAACACGGCGAGCCGTGTTTGCATATAAATTGTTTACCCTCTCTTCTTTTCTTCGGAAAAAAGCCCGCCGGACATGCCGGCGGGCTTTTTTCTGCGCTATTCCACGTAGATAATACTCACAGGGCAGTTTGCCGCGGCCTCCTTGGCCAGGGCCTCGGTGGCGGCGTCGGGCTGGCGGTAGGCCTCGGCCAGGCCGTCGTCGGCGATGCGGAAGACCTCGGGACAGGTGGCGGCGCACAGGCCGCAGCTGATGCAGTCGTTGCGTTCGATGGAAACCTCCATGGGGCTCACTTCCTTTCCCGGGTTAGGATGTCCTGGAACGTCAAAATTAAAACGGCCCCGGTTTTAAATAGTCGAGGAGCGTGTCGAGGAAGTCCCCTACGGTGGGGCAGGTGGTGGGACGGCATCTTGCGATTTTGAAGAAGGCCTCTTTGTTGCCGTGGTTCCAGAAGGTGCGGATGGCGTACTGCATATTTTTGTACAGCGCCTCGCCGGTGATGCCATAGCTTTGCGCAACCTCCGCGCAAAGATCGCGCGTGGTTGGTTTTTTCGTCCCCTCCCGCTCGGTGAGCAGCGCCATACACCGGATAATGGCGTGATAGCCGCTCAGATTTGGACGGATGCCAATGTCGCGCAGTGCTGTTCTCAACATGCCCGAAATCCCCCCAATATATCAGATAATTCCATGGTACGACAGGATTCGGCGGGGCGGGGGATTATAGAAAAAACAAGGCAGGAAACGACAGTTTTCGCGGCGGGTCCATGGTGCAAAAACAGCAGGGTCTGCTTTTCGGAGTGGGAACGAAAAGCAGACCCTGCTTCAGGCGGGCTCATGACCACGGGCGGCCCGGAGATAGCTCTGGGCCGGAGACCGTGTAGGACAGAACGATTGATCGATAATGATATAATAGCATGTTCCAAAAGGAGGGACAATATCCAAGCTGTGTATATTACAGACGGCGCAGAAGCGCAAAGTTGGCGTAAAAAAGAGAAGGCCGCCGGCAACTGCCGGCGGCCTTAAGCTATTGGGTTGCGCCCTGCTGCCTTCCCGTTCGCCGCAGCATGCACAGCGCAGCGATCAGGAGCAGCGTGAACAGGCGGAGGCAGTTCATCTCGGGCGCGTAAACTAGCGTGAAAAAGGTCAGCCGCCAGCTGATCCCCGTGGCCTAACGCAGATACAAATCCACGGTGAAACAGACCGCCCAGCCAGCAGATCGGCCAGATCGCCCTGCGACAGATTCTTCCGGCTGCGCAGGCGGTAGATGTTCTCGCCCAGGCTCATGATAGAGCACCCCTCTTTCCTGTGTTTCCTGTATGATACCACTTTGGGGTGCGGAAGTCTGCCAAGCCGCCTTGAAGCTTTAGCAACCGGCGGTTGCGCTATGCGCGTATGGCCCAGCGCAGCTTGGTGGAGCGGGCGCGGGGGTTCTGAAAGCACTCCTGGCCGGAGGGGCGGATCACGTCCCCGGCCACCTGGCTGTAAACGCCCTCACGAAGGTGCTGCTTAAACGCCTGTTTCACCAGGCGGTCCTCGCCGGAGTGGAAGGTCAGGACCGCCGCCCGCCCGCCGCCCGCCAGGACGCCGGGCAGCTTGTCCAGAAAGGAGTAGAGGGCCTCGAACTCGCTGTTGACGTCAATCCGCAGGGCCTGGAAGGTGCGCTGGCAGGACTTCTTCACGGCCTGCTTCCGCTCCCCGGCGGGGAGGAAGGAGAGGGCCTGCTCAACGAGGGCGGACAGCTCCCTCGTGGTCTCCACCACGCCGCCCTGCCGGAGGCGCTGCGTGACGGCGCGGGCGATGGGCCCGGCGTAGGGCTCGTCCGCGTTCTCGGCCAGCAAGGCGGCCAGCTCGGCCTCGTCCAGCTCCCGCAGGCGCTGGGCCGCGGTGACGCCGGAGGTGGGGTCCAGCCGCAGGTCCAGCGGGCCGTCGTGCTTGAAGGTGAAGCCCCGCTCCGGATTGTCGATCTGCATGGAGGACACGCCCAGATCCGCCAGCACGAAGTCGAATTTCACGCCGGGGGCCACCTGGTCCAGCTGGGCGAAATTCATCCGCTTCACAGTGAGGATTTTTGGGCCGTAGCCCAGCCCCTCCAGCCGCGCCCGCGTCTTTGCGGACTCCACGGGGTCCACGTCGGTGGCGTAGAGGTGCCCCCGCCCCTGGAGCCGCTCCAGCATTTTCTGGGTGTGGCCGCCGTAGCCCAGGGTGGCGTCGCAGCCAATCTGCCCGGGCTGAATCTGGAGGAAGTCCAGGATCTCGTCCACCATGATGGGCAGATGCATCCCCGCGGGGGTTTTGCCGCGCTGAATGATCGCCTCCACG
It includes:
- a CDS encoding DNA polymerase IV, whose product is MERVILHSDLNNFYASVEQRDNPALRGRPVAVCGDPELRHGIVLAKSQEAKRFGVKTGQAVWEAKRCCGELTVVPPHYDRYLEISAAVKEIYVSYTDRVEPFGLDECWLDVGGSMGLFGPGPAIADEIRARIRRELELTASVGVSFNKVFAKLGSDYKKPDATTVITKGNYRDVVWALPVSDLLYVGPATTRKLARYGVRTIGDLARSGLEFLHAVLGKVGVMLWQFANGRDGSSVSPYYAAPPIKTIGNSTTAPRDLVSDGDVKITLYALCESVAARLREQRSMCGTVQLGIRDTSLLWYERQERLPAPTSNASDLFHAAFALYRLNRPRSPARSLSVRASGLTLADESPQLSLFADDARRLRHADLERAVDRIRDKYGYHSIQRGLMLTDPALNLDAKGVNIVHPVGFLGTLKEARPGILPPG
- a CDS encoding ferredoxin — encoded protein: MEVSIERNDCISCGLCAATCPEVFRIADDGLAEAYRQPDAATEALAKEAAANCPVSIIYVE
- a CDS encoding DUF159 family protein, translating into MCGRYQLDPGESAEIEAIVRQVQDRVKTGEVFPTNAVAVLSELAGELAPRPMVWGYPRFRGKSGSIINARSETAGERPMFRRSLAERRCVIPTTGFFEWGPGEGGGKRKYRFNRPGTRALYLAGLWNEFAGEEKCVILTTAANASVAAVHDRMPVILAWDEARAWVRDAGAAREILGRTPPALERAEA
- a CDS encoding hypothetical protein (possible pseudo due to internal stop codon), yielding MKRKRKWLVLLLVSLSLAAVLAGGIFYVTNVQRALWTKAVTDILEVTAQGRHALDTYIEKDQETLHLLASELETLSGSDGAALEDKLRMFRNDGASYICVNLDEGVLYNGHSAQRYALDEAETAGFRAIGGRGMREPFLEGRTGVWTVGSYERFFFADGAEGYVQKAQPRTELADRFSLSFYNDSGFSYVVNRAGDILIRSQHRNSNRTFQNLFDIIDLQGNDEQLVASFRQALEDGKQGVARFHYQEEDYVFCYVPMERAGGWYVVSIVPNRVIMEQANSIVQHTQILVVLALVCLLVLTAVFLIYRDFTGRVLQAEEEARKAAESANRAKSRFLSNMSHDIRTPMNAITSMTKLAEEHVDEPERVREYLRNIGLSGQLLVGLINDILDMSKIESGKMILNNGDASLETLLTNLVNIIQPMAAKKNQQFNISLHEVEHETLCFDALRLNQVLINLLSNAVKFTPEGGAISVDVAESPARVEGCAHFSFRVADNGIGMKPEFLEHVFDSFTREQDSRVSSIEGTGLGMAITKMIVDRMGGAITVESTPGAGTVFTVDLDLSLPSCAAEEAPTLPPMRVLVADDDAATCRSAELFFRQLCVEAELAACGAQAVERAGGEGYDLILLDQRMPDMSGIEAARAIRTRVGRGVPIVLFSACDWAEIEEEARSAGVDGFLQKPFFKSSLRRCVRQYVLHEASAAERRTERVDLTGRRILLAEDNVLNQEIARELLENVGARIEIVDNGKACVERFEREAPGSFDLILMDVQMPVMNGYEATRRIRAMDRPDAAAIPIFAMTADAFAEDVEAAKKAGMNSHLAKPLDIPVMLREIQRYLGPS
- the rsmH_1 gene encoding ribosomal RNA small subunit methyltransferase H; the protein is MEQEHKRRVRYQGTHPRNYREKYKELSPEKYKADVEAIIQRGKTPAGMHLPIMVDEILDFLQIQPGQIGCDATLGYGGHTQKMLERLQGRGHLYATDVDPVESAKTRARLEGLGYGPKILTVKRMNFAQLDQVAPGVKFDFVLADLGVSSMQIDNPERGFTFKHDGPLDLRLDPTSGVTAAQRLRELDEAELAALLAENADEPYAGPIARAVTQRLRQGGVVETTRELSALVEQALSFLPAGERKQAVKKSCQRTFQALRIDVNSEFEALYSFLDKLPGVLAGGGRAAVLTFHSGEDRLVKQAFKQHLREGVYSQVAGDVIRPSGQECFQNPRARSTKLRWAIRA